A genome region from Purpureocillium takamizusanense chromosome 8, complete sequence includes the following:
- a CDS encoding uncharacterized protein (EggNog:ENOG503P2E5~COG:B~COG:T), whose product MRRTISHRTTWNRLFHGISARRQRNAVVRAIEVASSSVDRHPDIHAFQQKALIPEKPLVFRHEAGSPTSQLQAAAKWFTQDESGRRVLTSHVTNFDDWPFPYELVQSSSQKKDAVISFRDWLMKSSAFSDQMMAGILQTAITEGDGRQFSQLYGPLQLLIKALEFNKLQDAKGLSTLELYIAQSMLSDLPQPLQHDLCTPELVRGAGKGDVYSSSVWLGTEPTYTPLHRDPNPNLFCQLCGDKLLRILPPTVGDRLYFEVQVKIRQRGNSRIRTTEMMEGDERAVLHDAVWDNDELADLLLETELRSGDAVFIPDGWWHSVKSAGAHGQLNGSANWWFR is encoded by the coding sequence ATGAGACGGACTATCAGCCACAGAACGACATGGAACCGACTGTTTCATGGAATATCGGCGCGTCGGCAGCGCAATGCCGTTGTACGTGCGATCGAGGTTGCTTCCTCATCTGTGGACCGCCATCCAGACATACACGCCTTCCAGCAGAAGGCTCTGATACCTGAGAAGCCTCTTGTTTTCCGTCATGAGGCCGGCTCTCCAACCTCTCAACTCCAGGCGGCTGCCAAGTGGTTCACGCAAGACGAATCTGGTAGGCGCGTGCTGACAAGCCATGTTACCAACTTCGATGATTGGCCGTTTCCCTACGAACTGGTTCAATCTTCATCGCAGAAGAAAGACGCTGTCATCAGCTTTCGCGACTGGCTCATGAAAAGCTCGGCATTCAGCGACCAAATGATGGCAGGTATTCTGCAAACAGCTATTACCGAAGGCGATGGACGCCAGTTCTCTCAATTATATGGGCCACTGCAACTCCTGATAAAGGCCCTTGAGTTCAACAAGCTGCAGGACGCGAAAGGCTTGAGCACGCTGGAACTGTACATAGCACAGTCCATGCTTTCGGACCTACCGCAACCCCTGCAACATGACTTGTGCACACCAGAGCTGGTCCGCGGCGCGGGAAAAGGCGATGTTTACAGCTCGTCCGTCTGGCTCGGGACAGAGCCTACGTACACTCCACTTCACCGAGACCCGAATCCGAACCTATTCTGTCAACTGTGCGGGGACAAGTTGCTCAGGATATTGCCGCCCACTGTTGGAGATCGATTGTACTTTGAGGTGCAGGTGAAAATTCGCCAGCGCGGCAACAGTCGTATCCGGACAACCGAGATGATGGAGGGGGATGAGAGAGCGGTACTTCACGACGCCGTCTGGGACAACGACGAACTGGCAGATCTGCTACTAGAAACAGAGCTTCGGTCGGGTGATGCAGTGTTTATCCCTGATGGGTGGTGGCATTCCGTCAAAAGTGCGGGAGCTCATGGGCAGCTTAATGGGTCGGCGAACTGGTGGTTTCGCTAA
- the CKB1 gene encoding casein kinase 2 regulatory subunit (EggNog:ENOG503NXI9~COG:G), giving the protein MSTSSGVPESWISSFCALLGHEYFAEVSEEFIEDDFNLTGLQTQVTMYKEALEMILDVEPEDDDEDEDEEEEEEENESGLGDGQERMGGRERRHHSRMASDLSVIESSAEMLYGLIHQRFICSRAGIQQMSEKYELGHFGACPRYNCEQARTLPVGLSDIPGEDTVKLFCPSCLDVYVPPNSRFQTVDGAFFGRTFGALFLLTFPEYDLTKRGSDVLSSATSRVPEDEPLLNGMYAKNIAPSLGPGHIYEPRIYGFRVSERARSGPRMQWLRDRPQDIHELDEEQLYQQHVNESEDDDDGMNVNGRAMARRRPPGNPRRRQRQNQNGSPMQMSTNGAESEL; this is encoded by the exons ATGTCGACATCCTCAGGCGTGCCCGAGTCCTGGATCTCGAGCTTCTGCGCCTTGTTGGGCCATGAATACTTCGCAGAGGTCTCGGAAGAGTTTATCGAGGATGATTTCAACTTGACTGGCCTGCAGACACAGGTGACGATGTACAAGGAAGCGCTCGAG ATGAtactcgacgtcgagcctgaggatgatgacgaagacgaagacgaggaagaggaagaggaagagaacGAGTCTGGCCTTGGCGACGGGCAAGAACGCATGGGCGGACGAGAGCGAAGGCATCATAGTAGGATGGCCAGCGACCTGTCCGTCATCGAGTCGTCTGCGGAGATGCTCTACGGCCTCATCCACCAGCGCTTCATATGCTCACGTGCCGGCATCCAACAGATGAGCGAAAAGTACGAGCTGGGCCATTTCGGCGCCTGTCCCAGGTACAACTGCGAGCAGGCAAGAACGCTTCCAGTTGGTCTCTCCGACATCCCCGGCGAGGACACAGTCAAGCTTTTCTGTCCCTCCTGTCTCGACGTCTACGTCCCGCCCAACAGTCGGTTTCAGACTGTTGATGGTGCCTTCTTCGGCCGCACCTTTggcgccctcttcctcctgaCATTTCCCGAATACGATCTCACGAAGCGCGGTTCCGACGTGCTCTCCAGCGCAACCTCTCGAGTACCAGAGGATGAGCCCCTCTTGAACGGCATGTACGCCAAGAATATCGCACCCAGTCTCGGCCCTGGTCATATCTACGAGCCGCGGATCTATGGCTTCAGGGTCTCTGAGCGGGCACGCTCCGGCCCCCGTATGCAATGGCTGCGCGACCGTCCGCAAGATATACACGAActggacgaggagcagctaTATCAGCAACACGTCAATGAAtccgaagacgacgacgacggcatgaATGTAAACGGTcgcgccatggcccgccgtcggcctcctggcaacccgcgccgccgccaacggcaaaACCAGAATGGCAGTCCGATGCAGATGTCCACCAACGGTGCCGAGTCCGAGCTCTAA